One Malania oleifera isolate guangnan ecotype guangnan chromosome 9, ASM2987363v1, whole genome shotgun sequence DNA segment encodes these proteins:
- the LOC131163525 gene encoding uncharacterized protein LOC131163525 encodes MFIAEYLVGFSMLGMLVSYDDRVLKQFHTICRIDPGNSSAHTGEDDAGPSSMGGRDPDVVLRSVTQQVMTKMARGSEEWSCMIEQLTRIKPPSFSRGASPLMAENWVQDIEDMLAVLPCTDEQKVLFATYKLTREAKQWWRLVRLLEKQKPDPVAETWSHFREIFFKRYFPATIRSVKAAVFLHLTHGPMAV; translated from the coding sequence ATGTTTATAGCAGAATATCTTGTGGGTTTTAGTATGTTGGGTATGTTAGTGAGttatgatgatagagttctaaaaCAGTTTCATACAATTTGCAGGATAGATCCAGGGAATAGTAGTGCACATACTGGAGaggatgatgcagggccttcaAGTATGGGTGGCAGAGATCCTGATGTTGTActacgtagcgtcactcagcaggtgatgacaAAGATGGCTAGAGGTTCAGAGGAGTGgagctgcatgattgagcagttgACGCGTATAAAACCCCCATCATTCTCAAGAGGAGCTAGCCCACTCATGGCTGAGAACTGGGTCCAAGATATAGAGGATATGTTGGCAGTTCtcccatgtacagatgagcagaaagtaCTGTTTGCGACATATAAGTTGACAAGGGAGGCAAAGCAATGGTGGAGATTAGTGAGACTGTTGGAGAAGCAGAAACCTGACCCTGTAGCGGAGACGTGGAGCCACTTTAGGGAGATctttttcaagagatacttcccTGCTACTATCAGGAGTGTGAAGGCAGCAGTGTTTCTGCACTTGACGCATGGACCGATGGCAGTATAG